The DNA window ACCAATACAGGCATACAACTCGCCTTGGAAGTGAGACACCTTGACTGGTTTAAAGAGCCCCATAGTTTAGCTTTGGCAACGTGGCTAGAGTCTCAAAACATTACAAAAGTCCTTCTCGATACTCGTCCTATTTATAACTGTCCTGATAATCCCCAAGCCAAATCCCAACGAAAAAAACCAAATGTGCCATTACAGCAAATTAGTACCAGCCAACAAGCAATTGTTCGTTTTATTAGTCATCCAAATTTTGACTATAGCGAGCCTTATTTAAGTGCTTGGGTTGAGCAAATAGCGCAATGGTTATCTGATAACAAAGAAATTTATTTTTTTGTTCACTGCCCTATCGAAGACCACTCGCCGGCGATCGCCAAAAAATTCCAACAAAAATTAGAACAAGCACAACTACCAGTCCCCTCGCTCCCCTGGCAAGACTTGCCCTCCGAGCCTCAACAACTAAGCCTTTTTTAGCCACGAACGATCACAAACAGTACCAAAAATAGCCAAACCCTACTTGTACCAAACAAATCTCATTAGATATTTCTAAAGACAGTTGTATTTTGTCAAAGCTTAAAAACCGCAGCACCAGATTTTTTTAGCAAACAAAAAAAGCAAATATTTTCCAATGAGACAAAACGATAAAACCAAAGTATCGCAAAAATGAGAGATGTTAAAAACTGTTACGGAACACAAAGGAAGCGCAGCACAGTAACGCAAAATAATCCCTGATGGCTGTAGAGGAACCAGGAACATTTCGAGGCAATCCCTTACTGGAAAGTGAGAATAAACCTTGTCTCTTGGGTCTCGTACAAACCAAGCATTGGCGATCGCCTGAGCATTTTTGAGCAAGAGCGATCTAGCCAGTGCAAATTTGATAAAAAACCAGTTTAAATTTAAAATCTGGTCATTATTTACTTTATTTATTCTCAATATCTAGAGGAGG is part of the [Limnothrix rosea] IAM M-220 genome and encodes:
- a CDS encoding DUF72 domain-containing protein, translating into MGLVTVLLSLGMEGLFLVSTKVMAEFRIGCAVWSYRGWLGNFFPAGSSAQDLLRLYGDRLRTVEGNTTFYAVPSEVTVNRWRIQTPKDFRFCLKFPRTVTHQGLLVPQLSAAQEFMDRVAPLGDRLGCIFAQLPPSYSPAQFDDLKNFFQALTNTGIQLALEVRHLDWFKEPHSLALATWLESQNITKVLLDTRPIYNCPDNPQAKSQRKKPNVPLQQISTSQQAIVRFISHPNFDYSEPYLSAWVEQIAQWLSDNKEIYFFVHCPIEDHSPAIAKKFQQKLEQAQLPVPSLPWQDLPSEPQQLSLF